A part of Deltaproteobacteria bacterium genomic DNA contains:
- a CDS encoding four helix bundle protein — protein sequence MQGRTFKDLECWKKARELVKEIYQVTRSGSFSKDFGLRDQIQRSAVSVMANIAEGFGTFSDVEFIRFLSISIRSAYEVQSHLCVALDAGYLQDRELNRLDYLCNECINLAKGFIRYLKEKI from the coding sequence ATGCAAGGGAGAACGTTTAAGGATTTGGAGTGCTGGAAAAAGGCGAGGGAACTTGTTAAGGAAATATATCAGGTTACTCGCTCCGGATCTTTTTCAAAAGATTTTGGTTTGAGAGATCAAATCCAGAGATCAGCAGTGTCCGTTATGGCCAATATTGCCGAGGGTTTCGGCACTTTTTCTGATGTTGAATTTATCAGATTTTTGAGCATTTCCATTCGTTCAGCTTATGAGGTTCAGTCTCATCTTTGTGTCGCATTGGATGCGGGGTATTTACAAGATCGGGAATTGAATCGACTGGATTATTTGTGCAATGAATGTATCAATCTGGCCAAGGGGTTTATTCGGTATCTTAAAGAGAAAATCTAA